In Thermococcus celericrescens, the sequence GGTTGGCCCACTCTAGGGTGGCCTCCTTGTTGCCGTCACTGAGGACTATCTTAACCTTTCTAAGGTCTATGCCGTCACTGCCCGCGTTCGGGCTGACGTAAACGGCAAGCCTCATCATGTTGTCATAGACACCAGTAGTAATCTCAGGAGCGTATCCAACGACGCTGGTGACCTTTATTCCGCTCGCGACCTCCTGGGTGGTCTGCCTTCCGGTGGCCTGGCTCTTCTGCTGGAGGTAGCCGCTGGTGTTGATGAGCACTGCCGCGGCTACCGCGGCAACGAGCACCATGGCGATGAATACTATCAGGGTTCCGATACCAACCGCACCGCGCTTCTTCTTACCGAACATTCACACCACCTCCTCAAAAATTTGGAAAGGACATCACTGGAGCTCCACGATCTCGTCTGTGTAGCTGGTCGGCGTGGTGAACTCGATGACGCCCGGGGCGCCGAACTCCGGAACGACCTTGCCGGTGATCTTGGTCCTCGGCTGGATGCCCTGACCAAAGATAGCAGTTCCCCCACCGTTTCCGACGTTAAAGGTCAGTGCAACGAGGTCGCCCTTGTTGAGGGTCGGATAGAGTGCCTGGACGCTGTTGTCGGCATCCTGGACGACGATGATACCGTAGTCAGTGGCAGCGCCAAGGAGGAGCCATGCGTTCTTCGAACTCTCGAATAT encodes:
- a CDS encoding flagellin, whose translation is MLNGGSNTINVIANDTDANNIVDQLTLTDAEGNSITVNTGSAYSVTIYDSAYTPTSALAGGIFESSKNAWLLLGAATDYGIIVVQDADNSVQALYPTLNKGDLVALTFNVGNGGGTAIFGQGIQPRTKITGKVVPEFGAPGVIEFTTPTSYTDEIVELQ